The Rhodobacter sp. genome segment CCTGGGCATGGTGCGCCAGTGGCAGCAACTGCTGCACGGCGAACGCTATTCGCATTCCTGGTCCGAATCGCTGCCCGATTTCGTCAAGCTGGCCGAGGCCTTTGGGTGCAAGGGCATCCGCGCCACCCACCCCGACGAGGTGGACGACGCGATCCGCGCGATGCTGGACTACGAGGGGCCGGTCATCTTCGATTGTCTGGTCGAAAAGCACGAGAACTGCCTGCCGATGATCCCCTCGGGCAATGCGCACAACGACATGCTGCTGCCCGACGGCGATGTGCGCAACGCCATCAAGGGCGCGGGCGGCGCGCTGGTCTGACGCCCGGCAGCCCCCACCGGCCCCGTGTCGTGGCGGCGACGCGGGTCCGCGCCGCCTCCCCGCCCATTCCCTCCCGCATTGAGGTCTGCCATGTCTCCGCTTCAAATCTCGCAAGGCTCGTCCAAGCATTCGGCCTATGAACTTCGCGATCCCCACGCCGAGGTGATCGAAAGCCACACGCTGGCGGTCATCGTCGATAACGAACCGGGCGTTCTGGCGCGGGTGATCGGGCTGTTCTCGGGGCGCGGTTACAACATCGAAAGCCTGACCGTGGCCGAGACCGACCACCAGGGCCATCGCTCGCGCATCACCATCGTCACCACGGGCACGCCGCAGGTGATCGAACAGATCAAGGCCCAGCTCGGCCGCATGGTGCCCGTGCACGAGGTCCACGACCTGACCGTCGAAGGCCACGCGGTCGAGCGTGAGCTTGCCCTTCTCAAGGTCGCCGGCAAGGGCGAGTCGCGGATCGAGGCCCTGCGCCTGGCCGAGATCTTCCGCGCCAATGTCGTCGATTCGACGCTGCAAAGCTTCGTCTTCGAAATGACCGGCGCGCCCTCCAAGATCGACGCCTTCGCCGAGTTGATGCGCCCCCTGGGACTGACCGAGATCGCCCGCACCGGCGTCGCGGCGCTTGCAAGGGGCGTCTGACCCCTGCGCCGCGCCCTGCCCTATGTGACCGGTGCGGCGCTGGCGGCGGCGTTGGTGCTGACCGGCGTGGCCGCCTGGCAGACCGTGCGGATCGCGCAGCGAACGCCCCCTGGCACGCCGACCACCGCGCGGGTGCTGGCGCGCAGCTTTCGCCCCCCCGCGCCGGGGATGCTGGCCGAAAGCCGCGTGCAGGTGCTGGTCGATCTGCCCGGGCGCGGCCCTGTCACGCTGGAGGTCGCGCACCCGCCGGCCTCTCTTTGTGCGGTCCATGACGGCGCGATCCTTGCCATGGCGCTGACCGAGGGCGACCCGCCGACGCTGGCCTGCATGCCGCAGATCCCCTTGCAACGCCGCCGCGCGACACTGGTCGCCCTGGTGCTGGCGCTTGGCGTCGCGGCGCTGTCGTCCCTGGCATTCCGCATCCTGAGGCCGCGATGACCCTTCCGCCCCTGACCCGACTGGCGGGCCACGACGTGCTGTTCGTCATGGCGGCCCCGGCCGAATTCGGCCCCCATCTGCAAGCCCGCATCACGCCCCTGATTACCGGGATCGGCCCGATCGAGGCCGCGATCGGCACCGCGCGCGCGCTGGCGCGCCTGGCCCATGGCGGGACGCTGCCCGATCTCGTGGTGTCGCTGGGATCGGCGGGATCGGCGCGGCTGGATCACTGCGGTCTCTACCAGGCCAGCCACGTCGCCTGGCGCGACATCGACGCCTCGGCGTTGGGGTTCGAGCGGGGCACCACGCCGCTTCTGGACCTGCCCGCCGTGCTGCCCCTGCCCTTGCGTCTGCCCGGCATCCCCGAGGCCACCCTGTCCACCGGCGCGACCGTCGTTTCGGGCCCCGCCTACGCGACGATCGCCCAGGACATGGTGGACATGGAAACCTTTGCCGTGCTGCGCGCCTGCATGGGCGTGGACCGGCCGCTGATGGCGCTGCGCGGCATCTCGGACGGGCACGCCGAGCTGACGGGCCTGCACGACTGGACGGCCTATCTGCACATCATCGACGAGAAGCTGGCCCAGGCCGTGGACACGCTGACCGACGCGCTGGCGGCGGGATTGCTGGCCTAGCAGTCCTGCCCCGCCGCCCACCCCGAGGACCAGGCCCACTGAAAGTTGTAACCCCCGAGCCAGCCGGTGACGTCCACCACCTCGCCCACGAAGTATAGCCCCGGCACGGTGCGCGCCTGCATCGTGCGCGCGTCCAGCGCGGCGGTATCGACGCCGCCCAGCGTCACCTCGGCGGTGCGCCAGCCCTCGGTTCCGGCAGGCACCAGCCGCCAGCGGTGCAGCGCGTCGCCCAGCCGCTGCAAACCCGCCCTGGATTGTTCGGCCAGTTTGCCGCTCAGGCCCGCGCGCTCGACCACGGCGCGGGCCAGTTTCTCGGGTAGATCGAGGGCATTCGCCAGGTCCTGGCGCCCCCGCGCGTCGCGCGCCTGCGCGGCTTCGGCGGCGATGTCGCGCCCGCGCGCCAGATCGACGCGGATCGCCTGCCCTTCGCGCCAGTAGCTGGAAATTTGCAGGATCGACGGCCCCGACAGGCCCCGGTGGGTGAACAGCAACCCCTCGTCAAAGGCGATTTTGGCGCCGTCCAGCCCCACCCGCGCCTGCACCGTCACCCCGGCCAGCGGTCGCATCGCGTCGAGCTGTCCGTCGGTGAAGGTCAGCGGCACCAGCCCCGGGCGCGGTTCCACCAGCGGCAGGCCAAAGTCCTGCGCCACCTGATAGCCAAAGCCGCTGGCCCCCATCCTGGGAATCGACTTGCCCCCCGTTGCGACCACCACCGAGGCCGCTTTCAGACGGCCCTGGCCGGTCTCGACCGTGAAGCCGGGGTGCACGCGATCGACCCGCACCCCCAGCCGCAACACGCCACCGGCCTCGGCCAGGTCGCGCAGCAGCAGGTCCACGATCTGCCGGGCCGAGCCGTCACAAAACAGCTGGCCCAGCGTCTTTTCGTGCCAGGCAATTCCGGCGCGGTTCACCCGGGCGATGAAATCGTTCTGCGTGAACCGCCTGAGCGCGGACAGCGCGAAACGCGGATTGGCCGACAGGAAACGCTCGGGCGCGATGTCGCGATTGGTGAAGTTGCACCGCCCGCCCCCCGAGATGCGGATCTTTTCACCGGCCGCGCGGGCGTGGTCCAGCACCAGCACGCGTCGGCCCCGGCGTGCCGCTTCGATCGCGGCCATGAGCCCCGCCGCGCCCGCGCCCAGCACGATCACATCCCAGTCCATCGCCGCCTCCACCGCTGCGCGCCGGGTCTACACCCTGTCACGCCCGCCGGAAAGCACCGCCTTCGCGCGGTGGTCGCCGCTGAGCCGCCAATGATGCAGCACCGGCACCAGACCCGGCGTGACGGGGCCAGCGCGTGGCACCTGGGTCAGCGTGACGCCGGCCGGTGCCTCGGCGCGCAACAGGGCTTCGCCAAGATCGAAATGCGTATGCGCGCGCGCCCGGCACCACCCGCGCCAGCCGCGCGCCTTCGGGGCGATCCGGTGCAGCGGGGTCTCACGACAGCCGAGGACGCGCGCGGCGTAGAGCGGATGAAACGGGGGACTCACTTGATGGGCAAAGGCGCCCCCGGCGTGGTGCGCCAGCCGTTCCAGCCAGTGGCGGGTCACATCCGCATAGAGCTGGGCAAACGGTTGATGCGCGCGAAGCGGCCCCGAGGAGCGCGCCGGAAATGCCGGCCGTCAGGGGAAAACCGGTGGGTTCAAACACCCGGGAATCGGGCCACGCCCCCCGCTTGCAAGCAAGTGCGCCGTGGCCCGCGCGCAACCGGGGATCGCGAGGAACTTTTTTCCAACTCCCCCCTTGCAGTGCCCAAGTCACTTGGGTAAACACCGCCGCAGTTGGGGCGTGGCCAAGTGGTAAGGCATCGGTTTTTGGTACCGTGTACCGTAGGTTCGAATCCTACCGCCCCAGCCATCTCAAGTTCAGCAGGAAAAACAGACGCTTGGGACAGGGTCCGCGCGTCGGGCCGCGTGGTTTCCGGGTCTCGTTCGGGGCGCATGAAAACGGCGAGGGTTGCCCCTCGCCCCGGATGTGTCGCCCTGGCGCGGCCGGTCAATCCGGCACGCGCACCTCGGGCATGGCGGCCAGAAGGCTGCGCGCATAGTCGCTTTCGGGCGCGTCGAATACGCGCTGCGTCTCACCCTGTTCCTTGATCTCGCCGCGATAGATCAGCGCCACGCGGTCGCAGACATAGCGGATCACGCCCAGGTCGTGACTGATGAAGAAATAGGTCAGCCCCAGCCGCTGTTGCAGGTCGATCAGCAGGTTCAGGACCTGCGCCTGCACCGACACGTCCAGCGCCGAGGTCGGCTCGTCCAGCAGCACCAGCGCGGGTCCGGGCGCCAGCGCGCGGGCGATGCAGATGCGCTGGCGCTGTCCGCCCGAGAATTCGTGCGGATGCCGGTAGAGGTGCTGCGGCCCCAGGCCCACCAGATCCAGCAGTTCCGCCGCCTTTTCGGTGCGCTGGCGACGATCCAGGCCCAGGGTCCGGCGGTGGATCAGCATGGGTTCGGTGACGATGTCGTGCACCGACATGCGCGGATTGAGCGAGGCATAGGGGTCCTGGAACACGATCTGCACCCGCGCCCTGAGCGCGCGCAGCGCGGCGGGGCTGAGGGTCGCCATGTCCTGCCCTTCGAACAGGATGCGGCCCGAGGTGGGCGTGTCCAGACGCAGGATCTGGCGCGTCAACGTGGTCTTGCCGGACCCGCTTTCCCCCACCAACCCGAAGCTTTCGCCCCGGCGCACCGACAGGCTGACCTCGTGCAGCGCGCGCACCCCGGCGGTTGTGCCGAACATGCCCCGGCGCGCCGGAAACAGGCGCGAGACGCCCTCGATCTCAAGCATGGCGGGTCTCCTCGACGACGGGACAGGCGACGCGGTGCCCCGGCGCGCGCTCGTGCACCGCGGGGTCGGACGCGCAGGACGGCCGCGCCAGCGCGCAGCGCGGGGCAAAGCGGCAGCCCGCGGGCGGATGGACCAGGTTGGGAACCGCGCCCGCCAGCCCCTGCAAGGCGCCGCGGGCCACGTCGCGGGAGGGAATGGCCCGCATCAGCGCCTGGGTATAGGGATGCGCCGGATCGCCCAGAACGGCGCGGATCGGCCCCTGTTCGACGATGCTGCCCGCATACATCACCGCGACATGGGTGCAGGTTTGTGCCACCACGCCCAGGTTGTGGGTGATCAGCACCACGCCCATGTCATGCGCGGCGACCATCTGTTTCAGCAGCGTCAGGATCTGCGCCTGCACCGACACGTCCAGCGCCGTCGTCGGCTCGTCGGCGATCAGCAGATCCGGCCGCCCGATCAGCGCCATGGCGATCAGCACGCGCTGCCGCATCCCGCCCGAGAACTGGTGCGGATAGTCATCGAGCCGCGATTCGGCGGCCGGGATACCGACCTCGGTCAGCATCGCGATGGCCAGTTTGCGCGCCGCGGCGTGACGGGCGCGGCGGCCGGCCCCGGCGGTCAGGTTCAGAATGGCGGGGTCGTGGCGGGCGGCGGCCAGGGCCACGTCGATCAGTTGCGTGCCGATGCGGAACGCGGGGTTCAGGTTGGTCGTCGGGTCCTGAAAGATCATCCCCACGCGACGCCCGCGCAGCCCGCGCATCCGGCGCTCGTCGAGGGTCAGCACATCGGTGCCGTTCAGCAGGATCTGGCCGCCCGTGTATTCGGCCGGCGGGGATCGCAGCAGCCGCGAGACCGACAGCCCCGTCACCGACTTGCCGCAGCCGGTCTCGCCGACCAGGCCCCAGATCTCGCCCTTGTTCACCCTGAGCGACACCCCTGCCAGGACGCGGGCCGCGCCCTCGAAGGAATGCATCGACAGGTTGAGGTCGCGAATGTCCAGCAACGCCGTCATCTCAACGCCTCGCACGCGGGTCGAGCACGTCGCGCAGACCGTCGCCCAACAGGTTGAAACCGAACACGGCCAGGAACATCGCCATGCCGGGGAACACCGCGGTCCACCAGAAATCGGGCATGTAGCCGCGCGCGATGGACAGCAGCGTGCCCCATTCCGGCGTCGGGGGGCGGACGCCGATGCCAATGAACCCCAGCGCCGCGACGGTGAGGATCGCGAACCCCATGTCGAGCGACATCTTCACGATCACCGGCGAGACGATGTTGGGCAGGATATGCCGAAACAGCACGCGCGCCGGGCTGGCGCCGATCGCGCGGGCGGCGGCGACATAGACCTCCTCGCGCGCTTGCAGCACCTCGCCGCGCACCAGGCGCGCATAGCCCGGCCACCAGGCCAGCGCGATGGCGACGATCATGTTGACGAACCCCGGCCCCAGCGCGGCGGCGACCGCCATCGCCAGGATCAGGCTGGGGATCGTCAGCATGAGGTCGGAGAACCGCATCAGCACGTCGT includes the following:
- a CDS encoding NAD(P)/FAD-dependent oxidoreductase; the encoded protein is MDWDVIVLGAGAAGLMAAIEAARRGRRVLVLDHARAAGEKIRISGGGRCNFTNRDIAPERFLSANPRFALSALRRFTQNDFIARVNRAGIAWHEKTLGQLFCDGSARQIVDLLLRDLAEAGGVLRLGVRVDRVHPGFTVETGQGRLKAASVVVATGGKSIPRMGASGFGYQVAQDFGLPLVEPRPGLVPLTFTDGQLDAMRPLAGVTVQARVGLDGAKIAFDEGLLFTHRGLSGPSILQISSYWREGQAIRVDLARGRDIAAEAAQARDARGRQDLANALDLPEKLARAVVERAGLSGKLAEQSRAGLQRLGDALHRWRLVPAGTEGWRTAEVTLGGVDTAALDARTMQARTVPGLYFVGEVVDVTGWLGGYNFQWAWSSGWAAGQDC
- a CDS encoding ABC transporter permease gives rise to the protein MTEAVQDTRRSARAEALHRALYRFRQSRLSVVGATMVAIVLFFTLFGGLLAPYPEHVMGGVDTAHRFAPPSLAHPFGTNELGQDVLSLVMAGTPVSVAAGFAVVFVGTVLGVIVGALAGFNGGWIDDVLMRFSDLMLTIPSLILAMAVAAALGPGFVNMIVAIALAWWPGYARLVRGEVLQAREEVYVAAARAIGASPARVLFRHILPNIVSPVIVKMSLDMGFAILTVAALGFIGIGVRPPTPEWGTLLSIARGYMPDFWWTAVFPGMAMFLAVFGFNLLGDGLRDVLDPRARR
- a CDS encoding 5'-methylthioadenosine/S-adenosylhomocysteine nucleosidase, with product MTLPPLTRLAGHDVLFVMAAPAEFGPHLQARITPLITGIGPIEAAIGTARALARLAHGGTLPDLVVSLGSAGSARLDHCGLYQASHVAWRDIDASALGFERGTTPLLDLPAVLPLPLRLPGIPEATLSTGATVVSGPAYATIAQDMVDMETFAVLRACMGVDRPLMALRGISDGHAELTGLHDWTAYLHIIDEKLAQAVDTLTDALAAGLLA
- the ilvN gene encoding acetolactate synthase small subunit is translated as MSPLQISQGSSKHSAYELRDPHAEVIESHTLAVIVDNEPGVLARVIGLFSGRGYNIESLTVAETDHQGHRSRITIVTTGTPQVIEQIKAQLGRMVPVHEVHDLTVEGHAVERELALLKVAGKGESRIEALRLAEIFRANVVDSTLQSFVFEMTGAPSKIDAFAELMRPLGLTEIARTGVAALARGV
- a CDS encoding ABC transporter ATP-binding protein — translated: MLEIEGVSRLFPARRGMFGTTAGVRALHEVSLSVRRGESFGLVGESGSGKTTLTRQILRLDTPTSGRILFEGQDMATLSPAALRALRARVQIVFQDPYASLNPRMSVHDIVTEPMLIHRRTLGLDRRQRTEKAAELLDLVGLGPQHLYRHPHEFSGGQRQRICIARALAPGPALVLLDEPTSALDVSVQAQVLNLLIDLQQRLGLTYFFISHDLGVIRYVCDRVALIYRGEIKEQGETQRVFDAPESDYARSLLAAMPEVRVPD
- a CDS encoding ABC transporter ATP-binding protein; translated protein: MTALLDIRDLNLSMHSFEGAARVLAGVSLRVNKGEIWGLVGETGCGKSVTGLSVSRLLRSPPAEYTGGQILLNGTDVLTLDERRMRGLRGRRVGMIFQDPTTNLNPAFRIGTQLIDVALAAARHDPAILNLTAGAGRRARHAAARKLAIAMLTEVGIPAAESRLDDYPHQFSGGMRQRVLIAMALIGRPDLLIADEPTTALDVSVQAQILTLLKQMVAAHDMGVVLITHNLGVVAQTCTHVAVMYAGSIVEQGPIRAVLGDPAHPYTQALMRAIPSRDVARGALQGLAGAVPNLVHPPAGCRFAPRCALARPSCASDPAVHERAPGHRVACPVVEETRHA